From one Lycium ferocissimum isolate CSIRO_LF1 chromosome 5, AGI_CSIRO_Lferr_CH_V1, whole genome shotgun sequence genomic stretch:
- the LOC132057167 gene encoding kinetochore-associated protein KNL-2 homolog, with amino-acid sequence MASTSTQRVNKNESCEPKSNNYSTKSCFQPTVCLKDWWLIRAEKDSQGRTLAVAGLTSREGQALRVFSSAPILKTNDVCNLETIDGICVILKGFINKSRSEENGFSSEVVEQFLLGFPPQWEAFIEKFLRRKSKGKAAASDALGFEEPSVYSGKVKYLKKIDQKDHLEATDEKIQDHLEATDEKIQDHNGEKDFEIEDNLKTDNQNDGEVASEVIVRKTRSSNKLYTNTSTGIAKEQTADNHHNGKKDCELEDNLKRDNQNDGEVASEVIVRKTRSSNKLNYTNTSTGIAKEQTADDYHNGRKDYEVEDNLKRDNQNDGEVASEVIVRKTRSSNKLYTNTSTGIAKEQTADNHHNGKMDYEVEDNLKRDNQNDGEVASEVIVQKTRSSNKLNYKNTSTGIAKEQSADDSRTTQLKSGSASAKNAKRKLTYGSPQQGKEAVPPISTEPLSFSRSRSGRALLPRMAFWRNQMAIYDADHQVTGVKQGDPDLDNLSRVSRSEPSRKRRQIR; translated from the exons AtggcttcaacttcaactcaaaGGGTCAATAAAAATGAATCTTGTGAACCCAAAAGCAACAACTACTCTACAAAATCTTGTTTTCAACCAACA gtgtGTTTGAAAGATTGGTGGCTTATTAGGGCTGAAAAAGATTCTCAAGGAAGAACCCTTGCTGTTGCTGGCCTCACTTCTAGAGA AGGTCAAGCGCTGCGAGTATTCTCCTCTGCACCAATTCTCAAGACTAATGATGTTTGTAATCTTGAGACCATCGATGGGATATGTGTTATTCTCAAAGGCTTCATAAACAAAAGTCGCTCGGAGGAAAATGGTTTTTCATCTGAG GTGGTCGAACAGTTTCTTTTAGGTTTTCCTCCTCAATGGGAGGCATTTATCGAGAAATTCTTAAGAAGAAAATCTAAAGGTAAAGCTGCTGCAAGTGATGCCCTTGGTTTTGAAGAACCATCTGTTTACTCAGGAA AGGTTAAATATCTAAAGAAGATAGATCAAAAGGATCATTTAGAGGCTACTGATGAAAAAATACAGGATCACTTAGAGGCTACCGATGAAAAAATACAGGATCATAACGGGGAAAAAGACTTTGAAATAGAAGACAATTTGAAGACAGACAATCAGAATGATGGAGAAGTTGCAAGTGAAGTAATTGTACGAAAGACAAGGTCATCCAACAAGCTTTATACAAACACTTCTACAGGCATTGCAAAGGAGCAAACTGCGGATAATCATCATAATGGGAAAAAAGACTGTGAATTAGAAGACAATTTGAAGAGGGACAATCAGAATGATGGAGAAGTTGCAAGTGAAGTTATTGTACGAAAGACAAGGTCATCCAACAAGCTTAATTATACAAACACTTCTACTGGCATTGCAAAGGAGCAAACTGCAGATGATTATCATAATGGGAGAAAAGACTATGAAGTAGAAGACAATTTGAAGAGGGACAATCAGAATGATGGAGAAGTTGCAAGTGAAGTTATTGTACGAAAGACAAGGTCATCCAACAAGCTTTATACAAACACTTCTACAGGCATTGCAAAGGAGCAAACTGCGGATAATCATCATAATGGGAAAATGGACTATGAAGTGGAAGACAATTTGAAGAGGGACAATCAGAATGATGGAGAAGTTGCAAGTGAAGTTATTGTACAAAAGACAAGGTCATCCAACAAGCTTAATTATAAAAACACTTCTACAGGCATTGCAAAGGAGCAAAGTGCAGATGATAGTAGAACAACTCAGTTGAAAAGTGGAAGTGCATCCGCAAAAAACGCAAAGAGAAAATTGACATAT GGAAGTCCTCAGCAAGGGAAAGAGGCAGTTCCACCTATCTCTACTGAACCTTTGAGTTTTAGCAGATCTCGATCAG GGAGAGCGCTACTTCCTCGAATGGCTTTTTGGCGCAATCAAATGGCAATTTATGATGCG GATCACCAGGTTACAGGAGTTAAACAAGGCGACCCGGATCTGGATAATCTATCTAGAG TGAGTAGATCTGAACCATCAAGAAAGAGACGGCAAATCAGATGA